In Cumulibacter soli, one genomic interval encodes:
- a CDS encoding HRDC domain-containing protein: MPEVIKSPSGIRELADRLAAGTGPVAIDAERASGFRYSARAQLVQLNRSGAGIALVDPIAAGDLSPLNDALRGVEWVVHAAVADLTCLAEVGMRPDSLFDTELGGRIAGFERVSLGLMTERLLGVRLAKGHSAADWSLRPLPRDYLVYAALDVDVLLELRDEVERELIAQQKLDWAHQEFEAVRVAPVPPPRPDPWRRTSGIQKVRDRRGMAIVQALWESRDELARQKDLAPGKLLPDRVIVAAAIGGPTTLQQMLEINGFTRRAAIRHRQRWWTAIQRAHALPERSLPRKAPPHDPNAGPSRHMGKDNDVADRYALARTVVLELSEALSIPPENLVPPAAVRSLAWAPPNVVGPDSVAQQLAAHGARPWQIAQLSKPLAGALRAFTPRDAR, encoded by the coding sequence GTGCCGGAGGTAATCAAGTCGCCGTCCGGCATACGCGAACTCGCCGATCGGCTTGCTGCTGGCACCGGCCCGGTGGCCATCGACGCCGAACGAGCATCGGGGTTTCGCTACAGTGCGCGAGCTCAACTCGTCCAGCTCAACCGCTCAGGCGCCGGCATAGCGCTGGTCGACCCCATCGCCGCTGGCGACCTATCGCCACTGAACGACGCGCTCCGGGGAGTCGAGTGGGTGGTGCATGCTGCCGTCGCAGACCTGACCTGCCTCGCCGAGGTAGGGATGCGACCGGACTCGTTGTTCGACACCGAATTGGGCGGACGGATTGCCGGATTTGAGCGGGTATCGCTCGGTCTGATGACCGAGCGGTTATTGGGCGTCCGCCTAGCGAAGGGGCATTCGGCCGCCGATTGGAGTCTGCGACCACTGCCGCGCGATTATCTGGTGTACGCCGCTTTGGACGTCGACGTTCTGCTGGAACTGCGTGACGAGGTTGAGCGCGAACTGATCGCCCAACAGAAACTCGACTGGGCGCACCAGGAGTTTGAGGCCGTGCGGGTCGCTCCGGTACCGCCGCCGCGTCCGGATCCGTGGCGACGTACCAGTGGCATCCAGAAGGTGCGCGATCGCCGGGGCATGGCCATCGTTCAGGCGTTGTGGGAATCCCGCGACGAACTCGCCCGCCAGAAGGATCTCGCTCCGGGCAAACTCCTGCCCGACCGTGTCATCGTTGCGGCCGCGATCGGCGGACCGACCACGCTGCAGCAGATGCTCGAGATCAACGGTTTCACCCGGCGCGCGGCAATTCGACACCGGCAGCGATGGTGGACTGCGATACAACGCGCACATGCGCTGCCCGAACGATCGCTACCGCGCAAAGCCCCGCCACACGACCCGAATGCGGGCCCGTCGCGCCACATGGGAAAAGACAACGACGTCGCCGATCGGTACGCACTCGCCCGCACTGTTGTCCTCGAACTCAGCGAGGCATTGTCCATTCCGCCGGAAAACCTGGTTCCACCGGCCGCGGTGCGCTCGTTGGCCTGGGCACCACCGAACGTCGTCGGCCCCGATTCCGTCGCTCAACAGCTTGCAGCACACGGCGCGCGCCCGTGGCAAATCGCCCAGTTGAGCAAGCCACTAGCTGGCGCACTGCGGGCGTTTACACCTCGGGATGCACGCTAA
- a CDS encoding DUF3000 domain-containing protein — protein MTSPQTNPSDGGPEEFREAVASLNSVSIRPEVTLEPIRAPQRLAPYSYALGAEVLIDPEGDIPEANGRLVLLHDPDGDEAWHGTLRLVSYVSATIEQDMATDPALSDASWTWLTDALAQTGAEYAALGGTVTKTASQRYGDLAGPEATNDLEMRASWTALTSDLSGHLRAWVDLLASAAGAPPPGVSLIARRDSTSA, from the coding sequence GTGACCAGCCCACAGACGAACCCGTCAGATGGCGGCCCCGAGGAGTTTCGTGAGGCCGTAGCCAGCCTGAACTCGGTGAGCATCCGCCCCGAGGTGACGCTTGAGCCCATCCGCGCGCCGCAGCGGCTAGCGCCCTATTCGTACGCTCTCGGCGCGGAAGTCCTGATTGATCCCGAAGGCGACATCCCCGAAGCAAACGGGCGCCTCGTGCTGCTGCATGACCCCGATGGCGACGAGGCTTGGCACGGAACGCTACGGCTCGTGTCGTACGTCTCGGCAACGATCGAGCAAGACATGGCTACCGACCCGGCGCTCAGCGACGCCTCATGGACGTGGCTGACCGACGCGCTGGCGCAGACCGGCGCCGAGTACGCGGCGCTGGGCGGAACGGTCACCAAGACCGCTTCGCAGCGGTACGGCGACCTCGCCGGCCCGGAAGCCACGAATGACCTAGAAATGCGCGCCTCCTGGACTGCGCTCACCTCCGATCTCAGCGGGCACCTGCGCGCCTGGGTAGACCTGCTGGCATCTGCCGCCGGCGCTCCACCACCCGGGGTCAGTCTGATTGCACGGCGCGACTCCACGTCGGCGTGA
- the hemE gene encoding uroporphyrinogen decarboxylase, with protein MSENSSASPSAPLLAAARRHTPAYVPVWFMRQAGRSLPEYRQIREGVDMLESCMRPDLVAEITLQPVRRHNVDAAILFSDIVLPLKALGMDLDIKPGVGPVIAQPIRSRADVEAIEVLTNEHIGFISEAIGLITAELGDTPLIGFAGAPFTLASYLIEGGPSRNHERTKAFMMSDPQAWDLLLSRLSDISTVFLKAQVAAGASAVQLFDSWAGALSRANYERYVAPYSQRIMSAVGDEVPKIHFGVGTALLLESMAATGADVVGVDWRTPLDAATALLGDRYAIQGNLDPAVLFADWSVIEAEVRRILSEGAAAPGHIFNLGHGVLPDTDPDVLTRVVALVHELTAA; from the coding sequence ATGTCTGAGAATTCTTCGGCCTCGCCGTCCGCGCCATTGCTCGCGGCCGCGAGACGCCATACGCCTGCTTACGTCCCCGTCTGGTTCATGCGCCAGGCAGGTCGATCGCTGCCCGAGTACCGACAGATCCGTGAGGGCGTCGACATGCTCGAATCGTGCATGCGACCCGATCTGGTGGCGGAGATCACGTTGCAGCCCGTTCGGCGGCACAACGTCGACGCGGCGATCCTGTTCTCGGACATTGTGCTGCCGCTCAAGGCCCTCGGTATGGACCTGGACATCAAGCCGGGCGTAGGCCCGGTGATTGCGCAACCTATCCGCAGCCGTGCAGATGTCGAAGCCATCGAGGTACTCACCAACGAGCACATCGGCTTCATCTCAGAGGCGATCGGGCTGATCACCGCTGAGTTGGGCGACACGCCGTTGATCGGTTTCGCGGGCGCGCCATTCACGTTGGCCTCGTACCTCATAGAAGGCGGACCGTCGCGTAATCATGAGCGGACGAAGGCGTTCATGATGTCTGACCCGCAGGCATGGGACCTACTGCTGAGCCGCTTGTCCGATATCTCCACGGTCTTCCTCAAGGCGCAGGTAGCCGCGGGCGCGAGCGCCGTGCAACTATTCGATTCGTGGGCCGGGGCGCTATCGCGCGCCAACTATGAGCGGTACGTCGCTCCGTATTCGCAGCGGATCATGAGCGCAGTCGGAGACGAGGTGCCGAAGATCCATTTCGGCGTCGGAACCGCTTTACTGCTCGAATCGATGGCTGCCACAGGAGCTGACGTCGTCGGCGTCGACTGGCGTACGCCGCTGGACGCCGCGACTGCCCTTTTGGGGGACCGTTACGCGATCCAAGGAAATCTGGACCCGGCCGTACTGTTCGCGGATTGGTCCGTGATCGAGGCCGAGGTGCGGCGAATCCTGTCCGAGGGCGCCGCTGCCCCCGGTCATATCTTCAACCTTGGGCACGGCGTGCTGCCTGATACCGACCCCGACGTCCTGACTCGAGTCGTTGCGCTCGTACATGAGTTGACGGCGGCCTAG
- the hemG gene encoding protoporphyrinogen oxidase, which translates to MGIDRERPLAEPPKSCDVLVIGAGIAGLVTAYRLRRARGDLDVHVIDIASYAGGKLRARSLAGVQVDVGAEAVIARRHEGMRLIEELGLSGEVHHPGVAASQIATAGGRYPIPAETLMGVPTDVTAIANSGLLSAAGIARLSAGGAPLEVDEDVSVGDAIAGEFGPEVVDRLVEPLLAGVYAGRADRLSLKATIPALWAQVGSSESLMAAAQAAKAAAPRSDAPVFATVTGGVGVIPDRLISAGDLSVTLRCPARKIRRDGNEFVVETGAAPDPHFVRARSVVVATSAPKAARLLTDLAPRASAELSQVATASMAVVLLAYRVGDLANPPPTTSGMLVPVSEGTTVKAATYVTNKWPHVRTSEDLFIVRASIGRVGDEGVLQRSDEDLVTLARRDLAVLGDISGEPIDSLVQRWGGGLPQYDVGHVARVARIRADVATVSGLAVAGATYDGVGIPGCINSADAAAQRVLQHIEGDE; encoded by the coding sequence ATGGGCATCGATCGCGAACGTCCGCTGGCGGAGCCGCCGAAATCCTGCGATGTGCTGGTCATCGGCGCCGGTATCGCGGGTCTGGTGACCGCATATCGCCTGCGCCGCGCCCGAGGCGACCTCGACGTCCACGTCATCGATATCGCGTCGTACGCCGGCGGCAAGTTGCGTGCGCGTTCGTTGGCCGGCGTACAGGTCGACGTAGGTGCCGAGGCCGTCATAGCGCGTCGCCACGAGGGAATGCGCTTAATCGAAGAACTCGGGTTGAGCGGTGAGGTGCACCATCCTGGCGTTGCCGCATCACAGATCGCCACCGCAGGCGGGCGGTACCCGATTCCCGCCGAGACGCTGATGGGCGTCCCGACTGACGTAACGGCAATCGCGAACAGCGGTCTGCTCAGTGCTGCTGGAATTGCGAGGCTTTCTGCCGGTGGCGCACCGTTGGAGGTCGACGAGGATGTGTCCGTAGGCGATGCGATAGCGGGGGAGTTCGGGCCCGAGGTGGTCGACCGGCTCGTCGAACCTCTGCTCGCTGGCGTGTACGCGGGTCGTGCTGACCGACTATCACTGAAGGCCACGATTCCCGCGTTGTGGGCTCAGGTGGGATCCAGTGAGTCGCTGATGGCGGCGGCGCAAGCAGCGAAAGCCGCTGCGCCTCGCTCCGACGCGCCGGTGTTCGCGACCGTCACCGGAGGCGTTGGGGTTATTCCGGATCGGCTCATTTCAGCTGGCGACTTATCGGTGACCCTGCGCTGCCCGGCTCGCAAGATTCGTCGCGACGGCAATGAGTTCGTAGTGGAGACCGGCGCCGCCCCGGATCCTCATTTCGTGCGCGCGCGATCGGTGGTGGTGGCGACGTCGGCGCCGAAGGCGGCTCGTCTGCTCACCGATCTGGCGCCTCGTGCCTCCGCGGAACTGTCTCAGGTCGCTACGGCGAGTATGGCTGTGGTGCTACTTGCCTACCGTGTGGGCGATCTGGCCAACCCGCCGCCGACGACAAGCGGGATGCTGGTGCCGGTCAGTGAGGGAACCACGGTTAAGGCCGCGACATACGTGACGAACAAATGGCCGCACGTGAGGACCTCCGAAGATCTGTTTATCGTGCGGGCGTCGATCGGTCGAGTGGGCGACGAGGGCGTCCTGCAGCGCTCGGATGAGGATCTGGTGACCCTCGCACGGCGCGACCTCGCCGTACTCGGTGATATCTCCGGTGAGCCGATCGATTCGCTGGTGCAGCGTTGGGGCGGTGGACTGCCTCAGTACGACGTCGGGCATGTGGCGCGGGTGGCGCGGATCCGCGCTGACGTGGCGACAGTCTCCGGGCTCGCCGTCGCCGGAGCGACGTACGACGGTGTCGGAATTCCTGGAT